From Candidatus Zixiibacteriota bacterium, a single genomic window includes:
- a CDS encoding DUF3307 domain-containing protein — MPDTLFFLLLGHVFGDFALQTDRMAREKAANKGILSIHVLVYVVTIAAFWWLGKRLNGGTPFVSVTTALVLAALYVQHWLQDSLKATRFNGSKQAFFLDQAAHLTVLYIMRLAF, encoded by the coding sequence ATGCCGGATACCCTCTTCTTCCTGTTGCTCGGTCACGTCTTCGGCGACTTCGCGCTGCAGACCGATCGGATGGCGCGGGAGAAGGCGGCCAACAAGGGCATCTTATCGATACACGTGCTGGTTTACGTCGTCACGATCGCGGCGTTTTGGTGGCTGGGCAAGCGGCTGAACGGCGGGACGCCGTTCGTGAGCGTCACCACGGCGCTCGTGCTGGCCGCTTTGTACGTGCAGCATTGGCTACAGGACTCGCTGAAGGCGACGCGTTTCAACGGCAGCAAGCAAGCGTTTTTCCTCGATCAAGCCGCGCATCTGACCGTGCTTTACATCATGCGGCTGGCTTTCTGA
- the pyrF gene encoding orotidine-5'-phosphate decarboxylase, with protein sequence MNAFIDKLTKAQSKNDSLVCVGLDSDFEKIPRHLMSHQDPVFEFNKAVIDATKNKCCAYKPNLAFYEAMGPRGMETLKKTIMHIPADIPIIIDAKRGDIDNTAKKYAEAIFDDLEGDAVTLSPYMGYDSIAPFLEYEGAFVFVLCLTSNEGAKDFQYLHCEGKPLYMHVVDKVNSWNRNENFGLVVGASKPEQLMEIRLKAPKLPFLVPGVGAQGGDLHKAVEYGTAGDGLVIINISRGVIFASNKDDFAAAAADSLDRFNVRINQVRAGAVK encoded by the coding sequence ATGAACGCGTTCATAGACAAGCTCACCAAGGCCCAGTCCAAGAACGACTCCCTGGTTTGTGTCGGACTCGACTCGGACTTCGAAAAAATCCCGCGGCACCTGATGTCGCATCAGGATCCGGTCTTCGAATTCAACAAGGCGGTCATCGATGCCACCAAGAATAAGTGCTGTGCCTACAAGCCCAACCTCGCCTTTTACGAAGCCATGGGCCCGCGCGGGATGGAAACCCTGAAGAAAACCATCATGCATATCCCCGCGGATATCCCCATCATCATCGACGCCAAGCGCGGCGACATCGACAACACCGCCAAGAAGTACGCTGAGGCTATCTTTGACGACCTCGAAGGCGACGCTGTTACGCTCTCGCCTTACATGGGCTATGACTCGATCGCGCCCTTCCTCGAATATGAAGGCGCCTTCGTCTTCGTCCTCTGCCTGACCTCCAATGAGGGTGCCAAGGACTTTCAGTACCTGCACTGCGAGGGCAAGCCGCTCTACATGCACGTCGTCGACAAGGTCAATTCGTGGAATCGCAACGAGAACTTCGGCCTGGTGGTCGGCGCCTCCAAGCCGGAGCAACTGATGGAAATCCGGCTCAAAGCCCCCAAATTGCCGTTCTTGGTCCCCGGTGTCGGCGCGCAGGGCGGCGATCTTCACAAGGCCGTCGAGTACGGTACCGCCGGCGACGGTCTCGTCATCATCAATATCTCGCGCGGCGTCATCTTCGCCTCCAACAAAGATGATTTTGCCGCCGCCGCCGCCGACTCGCTGGATCGGTTTAACGTGCGCATCAATCAGGTCCGTGCCGGCGCGGTCAAGTAG
- a CDS encoding cyclic nucleotide-binding domain-containing protein gives MQSTTRLNQLYSLGTRRYFHAQEVIFREGDPGTTMLWVLSGTVSVLKENIEISRAGRGEFIGEMSLIDESPRSATVIAEGDCEALEFNSQQFLALVREEPEFALAIMRNLSRKLRESDTSRVAELEENNLQLQAKNEQLFLANAFLEKIIEQSPAGISLIDDQAHTLRINPAGRRILNVKGSEVPQALADHCVTEGPLFNLRLSGQDTWAGECKVALNDGLKTLYVSISPLGSETDQLIYLMIYEDISQLIELNEQIIKLERLATEGELAGEIAHNINNYLAVLSGNLELLQHRLGKSVDDGLRRPLEAISRGLEEISRFVDDLMGARDHACELAPLNIDEVVRVMIRFLSPQKRFRKIKLSAQTAADFPTRVRANEAMIHQVLLNLLINAADALGTIEKPDKQIAVELQRDARNQRALIRVSDNGPGVPAEHRDQLFHRRFTTKQAGHGIGLMTVKKIIDHHGGTIECQSPAGGGTIFTISLPL, from the coding sequence GTGCAGTCGACAACCAGGCTGAATCAGTTGTACTCACTTGGCACGCGGCGGTATTTTCACGCTCAGGAAGTGATTTTCCGCGAAGGCGATCCGGGCACCACGATGCTCTGGGTGCTGTCGGGAACCGTCAGCGTACTCAAAGAGAACATCGAGATTTCGCGCGCCGGTCGCGGGGAGTTCATCGGCGAGATGTCGCTCATCGATGAATCGCCGCGCTCGGCGACCGTGATTGCCGAGGGTGACTGCGAGGCGCTCGAATTCAACAGCCAACAATTTTTGGCACTGGTGCGGGAGGAACCGGAGTTTGCGCTGGCCATCATGCGCAATCTGAGCCGCAAGCTGCGGGAATCGGACACCTCACGCGTGGCGGAACTGGAAGAAAACAACCTCCAACTGCAAGCCAAGAACGAGCAGTTGTTCCTAGCTAACGCTTTCCTAGAAAAGATCATCGAACAATCGCCGGCGGGAATCAGCCTCATCGACGACCAGGCGCATACGCTGCGGATCAACCCGGCGGGACGGCGGATTCTCAATGTCAAAGGCAGCGAGGTGCCGCAGGCGCTGGCGGACCACTGCGTCACCGAAGGCCCGCTCTTCAACCTGCGCCTGAGCGGACAGGACACCTGGGCGGGCGAGTGCAAGGTGGCGCTCAATGACGGTCTCAAGACCCTCTACGTCTCGATCTCACCGCTCGGCTCGGAGACGGACCAACTGATCTATCTGATGATCTACGAGGATATCTCGCAGTTGATCGAGTTGAACGAACAGATTATCAAGTTGGAGCGGCTGGCGACGGAAGGCGAGCTGGCGGGCGAGATTGCGCACAACATCAACAACTACCTGGCGGTACTGTCGGGTAACCTGGAATTGCTGCAGCACCGGCTGGGTAAGAGCGTCGACGACGGTCTGCGCCGGCCGTTGGAGGCGATCAGCCGCGGGTTGGAGGAGATTTCGCGGTTTGTTGATGATCTGATGGGCGCACGCGACCACGCCTGCGAGTTGGCGCCGCTCAATATCGACGAAGTGGTGCGCGTGATGATTCGCTTCTTATCGCCGCAGAAGCGGTTTCGCAAGATCAAACTGAGCGCCCAGACTGCCGCTGATTTCCCGACGCGCGTGCGGGCCAACGAAGCGATGATACACCAGGTCCTGCTCAACCTATTGATCAATGCCGCCGACGCGTTGGGAACGATCGAGAAACCGGACAAGCAGATTGCGGTTGAGCTGCAACGCGATGCGCGAAACCAGCGGGCGCTGATCCGCGTCAGCGACAACGGGCCGGGGGTGCCGGCCGAACATCGCGATCAGCTCTTTCATCGCCGATTCACTACCAAGCAAGCGGGGCACGGAATCGGTCTAATGACCGTCAAGAAGATCATCGATCATCATGGCGGAACCATAGAATGCCAATCGCCTGCGGGGGGCGGCACAATCTTTACCATTTCTCTGCCGCTGTGA
- the bshB1 gene encoding bacillithiol biosynthesis deacetylase BshB1: protein MRTDHGFDVISIGAHPDDVEVGTGGVLLRMAQQGYRVGIIYLTKGEMGTGGTPEIRAQEALKAAQILKADLLATLDFGDTKVVDTPEHRYVVAELIRKYRPRILLAPWMRGGHGKRGSHADHLAAGNIVTNACYYATFKKLPIKGDPYPVPALFHYFLPLEDPPTFVVDITDQFDDWMAALKAHASQFLNPEKMKHRDYIWNLETMARNYGNMIGVKYGQGFKIGEPLRVSDLTDLVKFQP, encoded by the coding sequence ATGCGCACGGATCACGGTTTTGACGTCATCTCTATCGGGGCGCACCCCGACGATGTCGAGGTGGGCACCGGTGGTGTGTTGCTGCGGATGGCGCAGCAGGGTTATCGGGTGGGGATCATCTATTTGACCAAGGGCGAGATGGGCACCGGTGGGACACCGGAGATCCGGGCGCAGGAGGCGCTGAAGGCGGCGCAGATCCTGAAGGCCGATTTGCTGGCGACGCTGGACTTTGGCGATACCAAAGTAGTCGATACCCCGGAGCACCGGTACGTGGTCGCCGAGTTGATCCGCAAGTATCGGCCGCGAATTCTGCTGGCGCCGTGGATGCGCGGCGGACACGGCAAGCGCGGATCGCACGCCGACCATCTGGCGGCGGGCAACATCGTCACCAATGCCTGCTACTATGCCACGTTCAAGAAGCTACCGATCAAGGGCGACCCCTACCCCGTGCCGGCGCTGTTCCACTATTTCCTGCCGCTGGAAGATCCGCCGACATTTGTCGTGGACATCACCGATCAGTTTGATGACTGGATGGCGGCGCTGAAGGCGCACGCGTCGCAGTTCTTGAATCCGGAGAAAATGAAGCACCGCGATTACATCTGGAATCTGGAGACGATGGCACGGAATTACGGCAACATGATCGGGGTTAAGTACGGGCAGGGCTTCAAGATCGGTGAGCCGCTGCGCGTCTCCGACCTGACAGACTTGGTCAAGTTTCAGCCCTAG
- a CDS encoding dihydroorotate dehydrogenase electron transfer subunit: MENRALGAGAFLLTLKLPLPEFPHPGKFLHIKPTSEGSDPLLRRAFSIFDCDPGRGTVDVLYKVFGRGSAILSRVPAGHQLDLLGPLGEGFPIPDGDRNLIMVGGGVGIPPVYLLAKYCLMHGHAAAKITFLAGFGTAAESCMSDRVGTLPIELKISTDDGSQGHRGFVTDLLRAHLSTAAATTVFACGPEPMLQAVQNLSREFKVPAFLSLESIMPCGVGTCLGCVVKKDGEEKYLRVCREGPVFSADEVEL, translated from the coding sequence GTGGAGAACCGGGCATTGGGGGCGGGCGCTTTTCTTCTGACGCTGAAACTGCCGTTACCGGAATTTCCGCATCCGGGTAAGTTCTTGCATATCAAGCCGACTTCGGAAGGCTCTGACCCGTTGCTCCGCCGCGCCTTCTCCATCTTTGACTGCGACCCCGGCCGCGGCACTGTCGATGTCCTCTACAAGGTGTTTGGCCGCGGTTCGGCGATTCTCTCTCGTGTTCCAGCCGGGCACCAGCTCGACCTGTTGGGCCCGCTCGGAGAGGGCTTTCCGATCCCAGACGGCGACCGCAACCTCATTATGGTCGGCGGTGGTGTCGGCATCCCGCCGGTATATCTTCTTGCCAAATACTGCCTGATGCATGGCCACGCCGCAGCGAAAATCACCTTCTTGGCCGGTTTCGGCACTGCCGCCGAATCCTGCATGTCCGACCGGGTCGGAACTCTGCCGATCGAGCTGAAAATCTCCACCGATGATGGCTCGCAGGGACATCGTGGCTTCGTGACTGATCTGTTGCGCGCCCATCTGTCGACCGCCGCCGCTACAACCGTCTTCGCCTGCGGGCCGGAACCGATGCTCCAAGCTGTCCAAAACTTATCGCGCGAATTCAAGGTGCCTGCCTTCCTGTCCCTTGAGTCGATCATGCCGTGTGGTGTCGGAACCTGCCTCGGTTGTGTCGTCAAGAAAGATGGGGAAGAGAAGTACCTGCGCGTTTGCCGCGAAGGCCCCGTCTTCAGTGCTGACGAGGTCGAGTTATGA
- a CDS encoding dihydroorotate dehydrogenase — MTQPNLKVKIAGIEFANPILTASGTFGYGEEFNEYIDLSRLGGIVTKSITRHERKGHPPPRTAETASGMLNAIGLANVGVDAYVKEKLQFLRGLGTRIVVNVAGFDLEEFVYVIDKLNGHDEIDLIELNISCPNIKGDGMEFSSNPDIAYKVVSRVRSICNFPLMPKLSPNVADIRPIAKACEEAGADAISLINTLYGMAIDPSTWKIKLTNVTGGLSGPAIKPVAIALTWKVYNTVKIPIVGIGGIMDYRDVVEFMLAGATAVQFGTANFVQPNCTIRAIDALTDYLRERNISDVNNLIGKAKKI; from the coding sequence ATGACCCAGCCGAACCTCAAAGTCAAAATCGCCGGCATCGAGTTTGCCAACCCGATCCTGACCGCTTCCGGCACCTTCGGCTACGGCGAGGAATTCAACGAGTATATCGATCTCTCCCGCCTCGGCGGTATCGTCACCAAGTCAATCACCCGCCATGAGCGCAAGGGCCATCCTCCGCCGCGAACGGCCGAAACCGCCTCCGGCATGCTCAATGCCATTGGCTTGGCCAATGTCGGCGTCGATGCCTACGTGAAGGAGAAATTGCAGTTCCTGCGCGGACTCGGTACGCGCATTGTTGTCAATGTCGCCGGCTTCGACCTCGAAGAATTTGTCTACGTGATCGACAAGCTCAACGGCCACGACGAAATCGACCTGATCGAACTCAACATCTCCTGCCCGAACATCAAAGGCGACGGCATGGAGTTCTCCTCTAATCCCGACATCGCCTACAAGGTCGTGAGCCGCGTGCGCTCGATCTGCAATTTCCCGCTGATGCCCAAATTGTCACCCAATGTTGCCGATATTCGCCCAATCGCCAAGGCTTGTGAGGAAGCCGGCGCCGACGCCATCTCGCTCATTAACACGCTGTACGGCATGGCGATAGACCCATCCACCTGGAAGATCAAACTCACCAATGTCACTGGTGGACTCTCCGGACCCGCAATCAAACCGGTTGCCATTGCATTGACTTGGAAGGTATATAATACCGTGAAAATCCCGATCGTCGGTATTGGCGGCATCATGGACTATCGGGATGTCGTGGAATTCATGCTCGCCGGCGCGACCGCCGTCCAGTTTGGCACCGCCAATTTCGTCCAGCCCAACTGCACGATTCGAGCCATCGACGCGCTAACAGACTATCTGCGCGAGCGTAACATATCAGATGTGAATAATCTAATCGGAAAGGCGAAGAAAATATGA
- a CDS encoding NAD-dependent deacylase, with translation MQPSSELLKLLRERVATVVLTGAGVSAESGIATFRGGTGSLWDKFRPEELASADGFLANPKLVWEWYQWRRRLINEAGPNPGHLALAEMEKELPNFTLITQNVDNLHQRAGSREVIELHGNIHRNKCQRCAAPFPDVDFEPERLPQCPCGGSIRPDVVWFGEMLPEAALNLATLRSSKARLFFSVGTSAVVYPAADLPLIAKRCGAYLVEINPEETMLTPFADEVFSAPSGSALPEIWRHVRSGIHAS, from the coding sequence ATGCAGCCGTCATCGGAATTGCTGAAGCTCCTGCGCGAGCGGGTCGCGACGGTCGTCCTGACCGGGGCCGGCGTCTCGGCGGAGTCCGGTATCGCGACCTTTCGCGGCGGCACCGGCAGCTTGTGGGACAAATTTCGGCCGGAGGAACTGGCATCCGCTGATGGCTTTCTGGCGAATCCCAAGCTCGTTTGGGAGTGGTACCAGTGGCGGCGACGGTTGATCAATGAAGCTGGTCCGAACCCCGGCCATCTTGCGCTTGCGGAAATGGAGAAGGAACTGCCGAATTTTACCTTAATCACCCAAAATGTCGACAATCTGCATCAGCGCGCCGGCTCCAGGGAAGTGATCGAATTGCACGGGAATATTCACCGCAACAAATGCCAGCGCTGCGCGGCGCCGTTCCCCGATGTTGATTTTGAGCCGGAGCGCCTGCCGCAGTGTCCCTGCGGCGGCTCAATCCGGCCCGATGTCGTTTGGTTTGGCGAAATGCTTCCCGAAGCGGCCCTGAATCTGGCCACCCTGCGCTCATCGAAAGCGCGGTTATTCTTTTCTGTCGGCACGTCCGCCGTCGTCTACCCGGCCGCCGATCTGCCGTTAATCGCCAAGCGCTGCGGAGCCTACCTGGTGGAAATCAACCCTGAGGAGACCATGCTGACACCCTTCGCCGATGAAGTCTTCTCCGCGCCGTCCGGCAGCGCGCTCCCCGAAATCTGGCGGCACGTCCGGTCAGGAATCCATGCGTCGTAA
- the arsM gene encoding arsenite methyltransferase, which produces MSSDSKIKETVKKHYGEIARGGSSCCGSGKTSCCGPSDTAVSLVHGYNPNDLATLPAGADLGLGCGNPLSIVEIQPGWKVLDLGSGAGIDVFMAAKRVGESGHVTGLDMTDEMLAKAWENARRGGYTNVSFIKGEIEAMPFADNSFDLVISNCVINLVPDKRQAYREIRRVLKNGGQLAIADMAVRGEMPAPIRKSAEEWAGCVAGALNLEEYLAIVREIGFTEVGTTFVNEYDYGRDEKFALLSIGLTGRKQ; this is translated from the coding sequence ATGAGCAGCGATAGCAAGATCAAAGAGACGGTCAAGAAACATTACGGGGAAATTGCCCGCGGCGGGTCATCCTGCTGCGGATCGGGAAAGACTTCCTGCTGCGGACCAAGCGATACGGCCGTGAGCCTGGTGCACGGATATAATCCGAACGACCTGGCCACGCTGCCGGCGGGCGCCGATCTGGGTCTGGGCTGCGGCAATCCGCTGAGCATTGTTGAGATTCAGCCGGGCTGGAAGGTGCTCGATCTGGGAAGCGGGGCAGGCATCGACGTGTTCATGGCGGCGAAACGGGTCGGGGAGAGCGGGCACGTCACCGGCCTGGACATGACGGACGAGATGCTGGCGAAGGCGTGGGAGAATGCACGCCGGGGCGGCTATACGAATGTGAGTTTCATCAAGGGCGAAATTGAGGCGATGCCGTTCGCGGACAACTCGTTCGATCTGGTGATTTCCAACTGCGTGATCAATTTGGTGCCGGACAAGCGGCAGGCGTATCGGGAGATCCGGCGGGTGCTGAAGAACGGCGGGCAGCTGGCGATCGCCGACATGGCGGTGCGCGGCGAGATGCCGGCGCCGATCCGCAAGTCGGCCGAGGAATGGGCGGGGTGCGTCGCCGGCGCGCTGAACCTGGAGGAGTATCTGGCGATCGTTCGCGAGATTGGCTTTACCGAAGTCGGCACTACTTTCGTTAACGAATACGACTACGGCCGCGACGAGAAGTTCGCGCTGCTGTCGATCGGCTTGACCGGGCGCAAGCAATAG
- a CDS encoding TonB family protein yields MRRKLPTDLCWRRVLLPTLLVAIMLSSSGCVYFNTFYLARKNFNQAESSRKKEKRDKASGGEIKGYQEAIKKCSKILSEHPNSSWVDDALFVIGKSFYYLGDYAKAERKFRELLSSFPESQFADESRFFLGKSRYQLENYMLAREMFTEYIAESKKTEWRAEATYLMAEMARSEEKNDEAIKYYQEFAETYRSDFRRQEAMFKMGELQYLQQNYAAAEKSFALAAQLANEPKAKLSARYEQGRALYMLDSVAAGLALFEELRAEQQDSVYLGNILLRIAEGKNLLGDEREAVLYYDDIATNFAKRVESAEAYYHLGEIAQNQMDDLGVAKDMYLLASKEQRGDKWRAQALEKVSDITKFETYRAALASDSSETVVTNRFLLAEMYRTDLERPDSALAEYTTIVDQHPTSDIAPRALLAIGWLYENHYRDTAKAHVYYERVVNEYPKSDAVQQAVKLLQLEGAEPYELYPDKLYAMAETQYFDQHNLDSARILFTKLIEEFPSSRLVPQADFAVAKIDLERFVPQNKPVRRPEPKPKPQDSTAASVDSLQLVGAHPADSGAVPAHLADSSSHKPASQADSAAHPPIDTIGVVTDSMRARGFVNPTDSLIRPSEVLGRNRGQTQNGKPPAADSMAAKPPQTDSATVMDTVKVPTTNPADSLIRPSEVLGRNRAQTHNGKPPAADSMAAKPPQSDSETVADTVKVPATNPADSLIRPSEVLGRNRAQTHNGKPPAADSLKAKLSSADSAVVDKSKPGASVPPATRAAADTTTKSGVAVDSSGNQSQKPAAVAAPADTIVIDSTMIWRFQELAEKYAGTPIGDEAARLAQGEARRTQQQQQKPVQQEQRPTPQDSVSRADSAAVAPLDTLTQAQLDEKRLQDEIERWPLMEYKPTNDIEFKYPLDAATSKFEGRVVLKIKIEFDGKVTDVQFLKGSKIATIDQEVDRVMRLTEFDPLRIDPLKIGGYFIYNYEIRLPEVYR; encoded by the coding sequence ATGCGTCGTAAACTCCCGACGGATCTGTGCTGGCGCCGCGTCCTGCTGCCGACGTTGCTCGTCGCTATCATGCTTTCTAGTTCCGGCTGTGTCTACTTCAACACCTTCTATCTCGCCCGCAAGAACTTCAACCAGGCCGAATCGTCGCGCAAGAAGGAGAAGCGCGACAAAGCCAGCGGCGGTGAAATCAAGGGTTATCAGGAAGCGATCAAGAAGTGTTCGAAGATTCTCTCCGAACATCCTAACTCCAGTTGGGTCGATGACGCACTCTTTGTCATCGGCAAATCGTTCTACTATCTCGGCGACTATGCCAAGGCTGAACGGAAGTTCCGCGAATTGCTTTCCTCCTTCCCGGAGTCGCAGTTTGCCGATGAGTCGCGCTTCTTCCTCGGCAAATCGCGTTATCAGCTGGAAAATTACATGCTGGCGCGCGAGATGTTTACCGAATACATCGCCGAGTCCAAGAAGACCGAATGGCGTGCCGAAGCCACCTACCTGATGGCTGAGATGGCGCGCAGCGAAGAGAAGAACGACGAGGCGATCAAGTACTATCAGGAGTTTGCCGAAACCTACCGGTCCGACTTCCGCCGTCAGGAAGCTATGTTCAAGATGGGCGAATTGCAGTACTTACAGCAGAATTATGCCGCCGCTGAAAAGTCTTTCGCCCTGGCGGCGCAGTTGGCCAATGAGCCCAAAGCGAAACTCTCCGCCCGTTACGAGCAAGGGCGTGCCCTCTACATGCTCGACAGCGTCGCGGCCGGCCTGGCGCTCTTTGAAGAACTTCGCGCCGAACAGCAGGACTCGGTTTACCTCGGCAACATTCTGCTCCGCATCGCCGAGGGCAAAAACCTTCTCGGTGATGAGCGCGAAGCGGTCTTGTACTATGATGATATTGCCACCAATTTCGCCAAGCGCGTTGAATCTGCGGAGGCCTACTACCATTTGGGCGAAATCGCGCAAAACCAAATGGACGACCTGGGTGTGGCCAAAGATATGTATCTGCTGGCCTCTAAGGAACAACGCGGCGATAAGTGGCGCGCGCAGGCGCTCGAGAAGGTCTCCGACATCACCAAGTTCGAAACCTACCGCGCCGCCCTGGCCAGCGATTCCAGCGAAACCGTCGTCACCAATCGCTTCTTGCTGGCAGAAATGTACCGCACCGACCTCGAACGCCCCGATTCAGCATTGGCGGAGTATACCACCATCGTCGACCAGCATCCGACTAGCGACATCGCCCCGCGCGCCCTGCTGGCGATCGGCTGGCTCTACGAGAACCATTACCGTGACACGGCCAAAGCTCACGTCTATTATGAACGCGTCGTCAACGAGTATCCCAAGTCGGATGCCGTGCAGCAGGCCGTGAAGCTGCTGCAGTTGGAGGGAGCGGAGCCGTATGAATTGTATCCCGACAAGCTGTATGCTATGGCCGAAACGCAGTACTTCGACCAGCACAATCTCGATTCGGCGCGCATCCTCTTCACCAAACTCATCGAGGAATTCCCCAGTTCGCGGCTGGTGCCTCAGGCTGACTTCGCGGTCGCCAAGATTGATCTTGAGCGTTTCGTGCCGCAGAACAAGCCGGTGCGGCGGCCTGAACCGAAACCCAAACCACAAGATTCCACCGCTGCCTCCGTTGACTCACTCCAACTCGTGGGCGCTCACCCCGCTGATTCAGGTGCTGTGCCGGCGCATCTTGCCGACAGCAGCTCCCACAAGCCGGCGTCGCAGGCCGACTCCGCGGCGCACCCGCCGATCGATACTATCGGCGTCGTGACCGATTCGATGCGGGCCCGAGGATTTGTCAATCCCACCGACAGCCTGATTCGACCCTCCGAGGTTCTCGGCCGCAACCGCGGACAAACGCAGAATGGAAAGCCGCCCGCCGCGGACTCCATGGCGGCAAAACCGCCGCAGACCGACTCTGCAACCGTCATGGATACCGTCAAAGTACCGACGACCAATCCCGCCGACAGCCTGATTCGACCCTCCGAGGTTCTCGGCCGCAACCGCGCACAAACGCACAACGGAAAGCCGCCCGCCGCGGACTCCATGGCGGCAAAACCGCCGCAGTCCGATTCTGAAACCGTCGCAGATACTGTCAAAGTACCGGCGACCAATCCCGCCGACAGCCTGATTCGTCCCTCCGAGGTTCTCGGCCGCAACCGCGCACAAACGCACAACGGAAAGCCACCCGCCGCGGACTCCCTGAAGGCAAAACTCTCATCGGCCGATTCCGCCGTTGTGGACAAATCCAAGCCCGGTGCATCGGTACCGCCCGCCACTCGTGCCGCGGCTGACACTACAACCAAGTCGGGTGTCGCCGTCGACTCCTCCGGTAATCAAAGTCAGAAGCCTGCGGCGGTCGCGGCGCCAGCCGACACGATTGTGATTGACTCCACGATGATTTGGCGTTTCCAGGAACTGGCCGAAAAATACGCCGGCACACCCATCGGTGATGAAGCTGCCCGCTTGGCGCAAGGTGAGGCCCGCCGCACGCAACAACAACAGCAGAAGCCGGTTCAGCAGGAACAGCGTCCGACGCCGCAAGACAGCGTCAGCCGGGCTGACTCTGCTGCCGTCGCCCCTCTCGATACCTTGACTCAGGCGCAATTGGATGAGAAACGGCTGCAGGATGAAATCGAACGTTGGCCGCTGATGGAATACAAACCGACTAATGATATCGAATTCAAGTATCCTCTGGATGCGGCTACCTCGAAATTCGAAGGCCGCGTTGTGCTGAAGATCAAAATTGAGTTCGACGGCAAAGTCACCGATGTGCAGTTCTTGAAAGGCTCCAAAATCGCGACGATCGATCAGGAAGTCGACCGCGTCATGCGCCTGACCGAGTTTGATCCCTTGCGCATTGACCCCTTGAAAATCGGCGGCTATTTTATATATAACTATGAAATTCGTCTGCCGGAGGTGTATCGATAG